A segment of the Granulicella aggregans genome:
TCTTTCTATGGAGCTTCCCTTGCGACGCGTGTATTCCTTCAAGTCGTTCCGGTTCGATGCGACGAGTGGGGATTTGACACACCATGGGATGAGGGTCCGCATCCAGGAGCAGACGGGACTCTTGCTGACCATTTTGTTGGAGCGCGCTGGCTCCGTGGTGACGCGCCAGCAACTTCGCGATCAAATGTGGCCGGCCGGGGAGCACCTGGGCCACGATCATGCCATCAGCAACGCGGTCAATCAGTTGCGAAACATCCTTCGCGACAAGCCGACTAAGCCGGTGTTCATTGAGACTATCCCTAAGCGGGGCTACCGTTTTCTGCCCGAAGTCACTTTTCTGGCGTCGGAGCCAGTTCCCGAGCACTCAGGTCTGGAGCTCACTGAAGAGACGGAATCTCTCGATCGAGGTCTCTCCGAATCGGGGCTGATGCTAGTTCCGGTGTCCGGTGAACTGGCGCTCGCAGAACCAGAGGCTGCTTCAATCATCGCGTCTCAGCAACCTATCGAATCTGCTCACGACGCTCTCCGCCTGAAGCGACCGAGAATCGAGCCGTGGGGCAAGTGGCTGGCGGCTGCGGCTATTTTCGTCGTCGTCGGTGCAAGCGGTTTTGTGTTTCGCCGCCACAGTTCCAAGCCTCAGCCACTCTCGATCGGCATCGCTCCATTTCAAGTGTCGGGTTCCGGCGCGGATCAACTCGCCGAAAGCCTGCGAAGCGCGCTCTCGGGTGCACTGAGCCAATCTCCGTCCATCAATGTGCGTGGGCAGCACTCGCTGAGCGACGCCGGCCAGGACGATTCCAGCGTACGCCGCAATGCCCAACTGCTGCACCTTGACGATCTCTTATTCGGCAACCTCACCCTCGCCGAGGGCCGCTGCGACCTGCAACTGAAACTGGTGCGTGGAAGCGACGCCGTCCATGTAGCCTCGTTTCATTACAGCGGGACGACAGACGAACTGGCTTCCCTGCGCGACCGCGCCCAAAAGGACATCGCTGCGGCATTGAAACGACCGCTGCCCGAAGACCGGCGGTCGCGGCCTGCCACCAACCACAAGGGCTACGAAGACTACCTTCGAGCGCGCAACTATCTGACACCATGGTCCGACGACTCCCTTCCCAAGGCGATCCAGAGCTTCAAGGCAGCGATCGCCGGAGATCCAAGCGATGCCGATGCCTATTCCGGCATGTCCAGCACCTATATCCTTGCAGCAGAACATGGCCTGGCTCCTCGCGAAGAGAGTTATCGCACCGCACAAAGATATGCGCTCAAAAGCACCGAGCTGAATCCGCTGGACGCCGAAGGCCACGAAGACCTTGGCTATTTGGCTTTTGTTTACGAATGGAACTTCGGGGTTGCGGAAAAGGAGCTTCGGGAAGCCGTGGCGCTTGAGCCCAACAACGCCGAGCATCGCGATATGCTCGCGCTGCTCCTCTGCATCACTAATCGATCCAACGAGGCGCTCCATCAGATCGATATAGCTCAGGAGGATGACCCGCTCTGGCCGTCGGTCTATTTTACCGAGATGTACGTCGCCACCAGCGCGCGTCAGGAGGAACGAGCCCTCCAGGCTGCGAACCGTCTTGTCCGTATGAAGCCGGATTCGGCCTTGGCGCACGATCAACGGGCATGGGTCCTGTGGAACACGCGCCACTATGAACAGGCAATCGAGGAATGGCGACTGATGGCGTCCATGGAGAAAGACGCTCCGCGATTGAAATTAGAGAACGCCGGGCTGGCGGCGTTCCACAGTGGCGGGATGGAAGCGTATGCTCGGCTCCATTTGAAGGCAATCCAATCCGGCACCAGTTGGTCCCATGAGAACGATTTCCTGCCCGCGGAGTGGTACATGTTTTCCGGTGATCCAGATCGTGCGGTGGCCGAATTGGCGAAGCTCGTCGATCGGCATGATTTCTTCGCTCTACAACTCACCACATCCCCTTCGTGGATTCCCCTCTACAAGAATCCGCGCTTTCTAGCGCTGGTTGCTCGTGTGGGCCTGCGGCTGTCGCAGATCCAGAGCCCTGCTCGATAGTTGGTTTGCGGTCCTGGTTTAGCGGGTGCGCCGTGGACTATCGAGCGGCGCGGAAGAGAAGCTCGCTCTGGCAAGCGACGCTTTAGTGTCTGAGTGAGTGAACTATAAGGTGGGATTCCGTGTGTGCGAGGAAACCGGATCGACGATCAGGAGATCGGGATGCTCTGTCTGCATCTGATTAAGCTGTCGCTCGTCTACATCAACACCCTCATGATCCAGCAGGTACTGGCCGAACCCTCCTGGAGCGGCCGCCTCAACACAGACGACCAGCGAGGCATCACTCCCATGATCCACAGTCACATCAATCCCTATGGCAGTTTCCGGCTCGACCTCAACATCCGCTTACCTCTCGACCCGCCGCGTTTCGGGCGGCAATCGGTCGGAGCCCAGCTCCTGCTCGGCTACGATCAACTGACCGGGTGACAGATAATGGGATGGCCCGTCGCCTTCCAAAGGCTATTGTGGCAGGCTATGTGCAGGTAAAGGAGGATCGACTCTTGACAGCACACGTTTGTGGCATCGATATCGGCAAGACGGTATTTCATCTGATCGGCCTGAGCGAGCAAGGCCAGATTGTCTTGAAGAAGCGTCTGAACCGGAAGCAGCTGATTACTCTGACCGTCAATATGCCAGCCTGTCTCATCGGCATGGAGGCGTGCGCCGGGTCCCACTTGCTGGCGCGTGTGCTCCGAGCGCAAGGTCACGATGTCAAGCTCATGCCAGCTGAGTATGTCCGACCTTTTGTTAAATCCAATAAGAACGACTACGTCGACGCGGAAGCCATTGCCGAGGCCGTGCAACGGCCCACGATGCGCTTTGTTCCGATCAAGAATGAAGCACAGCTCGATCTGCAAGCACTGCATCGCGTGCGAGACCGCTGGATGGGCAGGCGCACGGCGGTGATCAATCAAATTCGTGGTTTTCTGCTCGAGCACGGGATCGCTGTCAGCGTGGGCCCGGCACATCTGCAGCGACAGATACCTTCCATTCTCGAGGACGCTGAGAATATCCTATCCCCGCGCATGCGCTCGCTCGTGCTGGAGCTTCGGGGTGAATGGGAGAAGTTGGAAGAACTAATTGATGAGGTGACCCAGGAACTCGCCGGAGCGGCGAGGGAGGACGAGAATAGCCGGCGTCTGCTGACTGTGCCTGGCGTTGGGCCGCTCACGGCGACCGCGCTCACCGCGGCGGTTGGTAACGGCATGGCTTTTCGCAAAGGGCGTGATCTGGCCGCATGGCTAGGCCTGGTTCCACGGCAGCATTCCACAGGCGGCAAATCAAGGTTGCTGGGCATTAGCAAGCGCGGCAATCCTTATCTGCGAAGGCTCTTTGTGCATGGAGCTCGATCCGTGCTCGCACGGGTGAAACGAAGCCAGCATCGATTCGGAGGATGGCTGGATCGCCTGGAAGCCAGATCCCCGCGCAACGTGGCCATCGTGGCGTTAGCCAACAAGCTCGCGCGCATAGCGTGGGCAGTGCTGACTAGCGGCCAAGAGTATTGCGCGACGGTCGGCACGTAAGGAAAAGCTGGAAATCACCCTGTGATTCCCATTCTCCTCACGCGAGTTGCTGCGGGTTTTATACAAAGAGTTCCTACCAGGTTTGCGAGCAGATTCACTGATGGCTGAACAGGTCCATCCGGCCCACCTTGAGCCTTAAGGGGCAATCGGTCTGACGTTGAGACCGCCCAGATAATTAGGAGAGGGCAGGCGCGGATTCCATTATGGCTCGAAGCAGATCGACCGCTTCAACACGAAGCCGCATACATTGGCGCAGACCGCTTCACCATCAAAAATTTGCTTGCAATCAGGCGACGGACCATACATTGCCCCTGGTGACAGCAATGTTGAGTTCACCCCTTCGTGGCGCGGATCGATACGTTCTCACAATCCTGAGTGCGGGAACGCTGCCAAAGGCCGCCAATTTTACCTTTTCGAGGCGTCGGGCAAAATAGCCAAGGGCCTGTTCGAGTAACCGGCAGATGTCACTAAAGACTAACCCTAGGTTACGCCGCGATCAGGCTTGGAGTTGGATTTTAGCTGACCGTAATGACCCAGTAATCGTTTAATCGTTTCATGAACTATGCGGTTCTGTTCTTTTCGCTTTCATGCGTGATCGTCGCGGGTTCCCTTACCTTGCAAGCACAGGATGCGCCTTCACCGGGCGCGCCTCCTTGGGCAAGTAGTGCCACTGGTCAGACGGACGGCGACCTATCGACGCCTCGATTGAAGGTAAGGGCTGATTTGGTCAATGTCTACTTGTCCGTAAGCGACAAGAGCGGATACATCACAAACATCCAGAAGGGCGGATGTGCGATCGAGGAAGATAAAGTCCCTCAGAAGATCAAGGACTTTACCTTTGAGGATAATCTTCCGCTGTCGATCGGGCTGCTCCTCGATACAAGCTCCAGCCAGAGACATGTGATGCCGTTTGAGCGGGAAGCCGCTAGACTCTTCCTAAACCACCTCGCAATGCCGAAAGACGAGACGTTTCTCATTTCCTTCGACTCGAACGTCGATCTGTTGGCGGATTTTTCGAATGAGCCTGCCTTTATCCAACAGGCAATCGACCACGCAGCGTTCAAAGCCGGTGCGAGCCCGGCAGGTAGGTCTATGACCGGTAATGGCGCTATTGGCGGAGCGCTGCTTTATGACGCGCTCTATCTTGCGGCCCACGACGAACTGCAGCAAGCAGCCGGCCGCAGGGTTCTCTTAGTTGTCACGGATGGTAATGATGAAGGCTCGCAGCAGGATCTGAAATCTGCGATTGCGGCGGCACAGAAAGCGAACACAATTGTCTACGTCGTTCTAACCACCGACAAATCGTCCACCGATAGGCGACAAGCCTACCGGGCTATGGTCGAGATGGATCGCCTGGCCCGCTCGACGGGTGGCCGCGTGATCGATGTTGGTACTGATCAAAGGAAGCTGGATACCGCTTTCACGCAAATCGAGCACGAGTTGCGGGCGCAGTATCTGGCGAGCTACACATCGACCAACGTCCGAATGAACCTCCCTTTGAGAAAGCTCAGTGTCAAGTGCGGAGAGGGAGAAAAAGTCCAAGTGCAGAAAGCGTATTACGTATTGACCGATGAGTCAGGAGACGAGTAACGCTGGTTCTGATTTCGTCTCTGCTTCTACAGAGTAGATTCTACCATTCTCCCTACGGTGGGAAGTTTGGCCCCCGGGGTTTCAATTGCACATGCAGTACAAAGCTCGCATATAAATACGTGACCTAACTTTTGAAGGGACTCATACATGATGGGCTTGCCATCTCTATCCAACAACCCTTTCGGCTCATTCCATTGGTGCTTGCACGATAGCAGTGGAAAGAGCCGATCATATAGACGAACTGTCGCAGCTTCTGCGCCAGCATTGTCAATATACTCAACAAGGTCGAAGTAGGCTAAAGGCGAAAGATCGGGTATGACGGAGGCAGGCCTGAGATTGAAGAGGATTTCCTTGTAAAGGATCGTCCCAACGAAACCAAGAGCCTTTCTAGATACAGCCTCCAGCTGGGTGACGATGAGGCGCAACTCTTCCAACTGAGAGAGCAGATTATCATCCATATAGGGAATTGCCTCCAACGTCTGAGACAGACAGAGTCTCGTGACAGAATAAACCTTCTTGAGTGACACAAAGTAGCTCAGTCACAGATGAACAGTCGATTCCATCAGAAGGATTGGAAATTCTCTTCCATCGGAAATGAGTTCAATTCCGCTGCGGTTGGCTTCGCGGACTGTGGGCCCGCTTTGACGGGTCCACTTGTTTTTCTGTTGCTACTGCCAGAGGGTTTCCTCGTCTGCGAGGCACGAGTATGGTACGTCTGCCAGGTCGAGGTAGCAGCCCGACGCGTGGAACGAAGAGACATACCAGACGATTGCCCACCACCACCGACCATCTCCTGGAGCCGTCCGATTACGTCTTTCAGCGTCTCGGACTGAGAGCTCAACTCTTCTGCTGCTGCCGCACTCTCTTCCGCGCTCGCTGCATTTGTTTGCGTGACCTGCTCCATCTGACCGATCGCTCGGCCGATCTGGTCGATGCCACGAGACTGCTCTTCGCTCCCTAGGCTTACTTCATCGACCATCACCTTTACCTTCAAAGAATCTTCAGTCACGGCCCGGATAGCAAGAGCTACCTGGTCTACCTTGCCCTTACCCTCGTTCGACCGAGTAATAGAGTCTTCGATCAACGTGGCCGTGTCTTTTGCCGCTTGGGCACTGCGCTGCGCCAGACTCCGGACCTCATCAGCAACAACGGCGAAGCCCATACCTGCTTCACCCGCCCGTGCGGCTTCTACCGCGGCGTTCAAGGCAAGGATGTTGGTCTGGAACGCAATCTCGTCAATTACTTTGATGATCTTCGAGATTTTCCCGCTTGACTCCGTGATGAGATCCATGGAGACGACCATGTCTTCGAGGAATCGGTTCGCCTGGTTGACCTTGTCCTGTGACCGTGACAGGAGCTCAGCCGTCGAGCGCGAGTTATCCGTGTTCTTGCGTGCCATCGAGTTGATCTCCTCGGAAGATGCCGAAGTCTCTTCAAGAG
Coding sequences within it:
- a CDS encoding winged helix-turn-helix domain-containing protein — encoded protein: MRVRIQEQTGLLLTILLERAGSVVTRQQLRDQMWPAGEHLGHDHAISNAVNQLRNILRDKPTKPVFIETIPKRGYRFLPEVTFLASEPVPEHSGLELTEETESLDRGLSESGLMLVPVSGELALAEPEAASIIASQQPIESAHDALRLKRPRIEPWGKWLAAAAIFVVVGASGFVFRRHSSKPQPLSIGIAPFQVSGSGADQLAESLRSALSGALSQSPSINVRGQHSLSDAGQDDSSVRRNAQLLHLDDLLFGNLTLAEGRCDLQLKLVRGSDAVHVASFHYSGTTDELASLRDRAQKDIAAALKRPLPEDRRSRPATNHKGYEDYLRARNYLTPWSDDSLPKAIQSFKAAIAGDPSDADAYSGMSSTYILAAEHGLAPREESYRTAQRYALKSTELNPLDAEGHEDLGYLAFVYEWNFGVAEKELREAVALEPNNAEHRDMLALLLCITNRSNEALHQIDIAQEDDPLWPSVYFTEMYVATSARQEERALQAANRLVRMKPDSALAHDQRAWVLWNTRHYEQAIEEWRLMASMEKDAPRLKLENAGLAAFHSGGMEAYARLHLKAIQSGTSWSHENDFLPAEWYMFSGDPDRAVAELAKLVDRHDFFALQLTTSPSWIPLYKNPRFLALVARVGLRLSQIQSPAR
- a CDS encoding transposase, producing the protein MRGNRIDDQEIGMLCLHLIKLSLVYINTLMIQQVLAEPSWSGRLNTDDQRGITPMIHSHINPYGSFRLDLNIRLPLDPPRFGRQSVGAQLLLGYDQLTG
- a CDS encoding IS110 family RNA-guided transposase, with the translated sequence MTAHVCGIDIGKTVFHLIGLSEQGQIVLKKRLNRKQLITLTVNMPACLIGMEACAGSHLLARVLRAQGHDVKLMPAEYVRPFVKSNKNDYVDAEAIAEAVQRPTMRFVPIKNEAQLDLQALHRVRDRWMGRRTAVINQIRGFLLEHGIAVSVGPAHLQRQIPSILEDAENILSPRMRSLVLELRGEWEKLEELIDEVTQELAGAAREDENSRRLLTVPGVGPLTATALTAAVGNGMAFRKGRDLAAWLGLVPRQHSTGGKSRLLGISKRGNPYLRRLFVHGARSVLARVKRSQHRFGGWLDRLEARSPRNVAIVALANKLARIAWAVLTSGQEYCATVGT
- a CDS encoding VWA domain-containing protein, producing the protein MNYAVLFFSLSCVIVAGSLTLQAQDAPSPGAPPWASSATGQTDGDLSTPRLKVRADLVNVYLSVSDKSGYITNIQKGGCAIEEDKVPQKIKDFTFEDNLPLSIGLLLDTSSSQRHVMPFEREAARLFLNHLAMPKDETFLISFDSNVDLLADFSNEPAFIQQAIDHAAFKAGASPAGRSMTGNGAIGGALLYDALYLAAHDELQQAAGRRVLLVVTDGNDEGSQQDLKSAIAAAQKANTIVYVVLTTDKSSTDRRQAYRAMVEMDRLARSTGGRVIDVGTDQRKLDTAFTQIEHELRAQYLASYTSTNVRMNLPLRKLSVKCGEGEKVQVQKAYYVLTDESGDE
- a CDS encoding HAMP domain-containing methyl-accepting chemotaxis protein, with the translated sequence MTISKKLYAGFGASLVITIAIGLVSMRNLGTLGDSLTDVATNKARNLYLAGDVNNLTSDILGSARGINARAHMNDAKEIARLRGVIETESARVLKEGGEFVANAASPELKQKMQTEVLDKMPAFSQALNEDYELIEKGNLVAADTVLREKVDALASPISDAGDEISQAQYKFAVKVGEDDIAMIPTARNVGIFMIVLGLGVGCGIVWVVRGINVILQSSILELSDGAEQVATAAGQVSSSSQSLAQGASEQAASLEETSASSEEINSMARKNTDNSRSTAELLSRSQDKVNQANRFLEDMVVSMDLITESSGKISKIIKVIDEIAFQTNILALNAAVEAARAGEAGMGFAVVADEVRSLAQRSAQAAKDTATLIEDSITRSNEGKGKVDQVALAIRAVTEDSLKVKVMVDEVSLGSEEQSRGIDQIGRAIGQMEQVTQTNAASAEESAAAAEELSSQSETLKDVIGRLQEMVGGGGQSSGMSLRSTRRAATSTWQTYHTRASQTRKPSGSSNRKTSGPVKAGPQSAKPTAAELNSFPMEENFQSF